The Pleurodeles waltl isolate 20211129_DDA chromosome 7, aPleWal1.hap1.20221129, whole genome shotgun sequence genome includes a region encoding these proteins:
- the C7H5orf24 gene encoding UPF0461 protein C5orf24 homolog isoform X2, with the protein MMHPVSSSGGEFLGNEKASCLSEDSRRAAEQFDLYTIQPSNYSHKGTISCQRQDAKNEAHLQAIGGMNLENKNGVKKKKSLNKAGKRGRPSGTTKLAGYRTSTGRPLGTTKAAGFKTSPGRPLGTTRAAGYKVSPGRPPGSIKALSRLANLSFTCTGAAFPYTVTCTKEMHATADEEDEETDIKVKQIME; encoded by the coding sequence ATGATGCACCCCGTTTCCAGCAGTGGTGGAGAGTTCCTTGGGAATGAAAAAGCTTCATGCCTGTCTGAGGACAGCAGACGGGCCGCAGAGCAGTTTGACTTGTACACCATACAGCCAAGTAATTACAGTCATAAGGGTACTATTTCCTGCCAAAGGCAAGACGCAAAAAATGAAGCACACTTGCAGGCAATCGGTGGAATGAATTTAGAGAataaaaatggtgtaaagaaaaagaaaagtctcAACAAAGCTGGTAAACGAGGAAGGCCGTCTGGAACCACTAAACTGGCAGGATATAGGACCAGCACAGGTCGACCTTTAGGGACAACAAAAGCAGCCGGATTTAAGACAAGTCCTGGCAGGCCCCTTGGCACGACCAGGGCTGCAGGATATAAAGTCAGCCCTGGGAGACCTCCAGGTAGTATTAAAGCCCTGTCTCGGCTTGCAAACCTAAGTTTCACTTGTACCGGTGCTGCTTTTCCATACACTGTGACATGTACCAAAGAAATGCATGCCACTgctgatgaagaggatgaggaaaCCGATATCAAAGTCAAACAAATCATGGAGTAA